The Prionailurus bengalensis isolate Pbe53 chromosome D2, Fcat_Pben_1.1_paternal_pri, whole genome shotgun sequence genome window below encodes:
- the LOC122492685 gene encoding zinc finger protein 33B-like isoform X2 has product MWEVAFISKKTPTRERGNVIGKPFNLDTNSFPSRESLCQCDSYGVSFSCISELCIYMKNYLGKKTDEFNDCGKLLLSIEHEKTPTSEKSEFFKHGETFSQDEDPVDHEKIQSVDQTFEYNIYQETFPEKATLSTYKREITEENHSECVEYGRTFFPNSSFLLHHMNASEENHCGLGTCGKSLCVTSTLLKPHGARMKPSECSESGDHFRGDLCLPQLQKTHKGEKHFECNECGKAFWHKSHLTRHQRIHTGEKRFQCDECGKTFWEKSDLMKHQRSHTGEKPYVCNECGKAFSHKSALTIHQRIHTGEKPYQCSACGKTFYQKTDLTKHQRTHIGLKPYECYECGKSFWINSHLILHQRTHTGEKPFECPDCGKSFCRKAHLTQHQKTHVKHKPYKCNACGKTFYHKSVLTRHQIIHTGFKPYECCKCGKTCLKSALTVHQRIHTGEKPFVCPECGKFFSHKSTLSQHYRIHTGEKPFECHECGKIFYSKSSLHKHTRIHTGEKPYGCNECGKTFCQKSQLTQHQRIHIGEKPYECNECGKAFCHKSALIVHQRTHREEKPYKCNECGKSFCVKSGLTLHQRKHTGEKPYECNECGRSFCDKSALVVHQRTHREEKPYKCNECGKFFCVKSGLILHQRKHTGEKPYACNDCGKSFSHKSSLTVHYRAHTGEKSCQCNECGKIFYRKSNLVNHQRSHTGEKPYECNTCGKPFSQKSNLIVHQRTHTQEKP; this is encoded by the coding sequence ATGTGGGAAGTTGCATTCATCAGTAAGAAAACGCCGACCAGGGAACGAGGTAATGTAATAGGAAAACCATTTAACCTGGACACAAATTCGTTTCCTTCCAGAGAAAGCCTCTGTCAGTGTGACTCATATGGAGTGAGTTTCAGCTGTATTTCTGAATTGTGTATCTATATGAAAAACTATTTAGGAAAAAAGACTGATGAATTTAATGACTGTGGAAAATTACTACTCAGTATTGAACACGAGAAAACTCCTACTAGCgagaaaagtgaattttttaaacatgggGAAACTTTCAGTCAGGATGAGGACCCTGTTGATCATGAGAAGATTCAAAGTGTAGATCAAACATTTGAATATAACATATATCAAGAAACCTTCCCCGAAAAGGCAACTTTGAGTACGTACAAGAGAGAGATCACTGAAGAGAATCACTCTGAATGTGTTGAATATGGGAGAACCTTCTTTCCTAACTCCTCTTTCCTGTTACATCACATGAATGCCTCCGAAGAAAATCACTGTGGACTGGGTACTTGTGGGAAATCGTTATGTGTTACGTCTACCCTTTTGAAACCTCATGGGGCACGTATGAAACCCTCGGAGTGTAGTGAGAGTGGGGATCATTTCCGGGGGGATTTATGCCTTCCACAACTTCAGAAAACTCATAAAGGAGAGAAACACTTTGAatgcaatgaatgtgggaaagcgTTTTGGCATAAGTCCCACCTCACTCGACATCAGAGGATACACACGGGAGAGAAACGCTTTCAGTGTGATGAATGTGGAAAAACTTTCTGGGAGAAGTCAGACCTCATGAAACATCAGAGATCACACACGGGGGAGAAGCCCTATGTGTGCAACGAATGTGGTAAAGCCTTCAGCCACAAGTCAGCCCTCACGATACACCAGAGAATACATACAGGGGAGAAACCCTATCAATGTAGCGCATGTGGGAAAACTTTTTACCAGAAGACAGACCTCACCAAACACCAAAGAACACACATAGGGCTGAAACCCTATGAATGCTatgaatgtgggaaatcctttTGGATCAATTCACACCTTATCCTGCATCAGAGAACTCATACAGGGGAGAAACCATTTGAATGTCCTGACTGTGGGAAATCTTTCTGTCGGAAGGCACATCTTACACAACATCAGAAAACCCACGTAAAGCATAAGCCCTACAAATGTAATGCATGCGGGAAAACTTTCTACCACAAGTCAGTACTCACCAGGCATCAGATAATTCATACAGGGTTCAAACCTTATGAATGTTGCAAATGTGGGAAAACGTGTTTGAAGTCTGCCCTCACAGtgcatcagagaattcacacaggGGAGAAACCCTTTGTGTGTCCTGAATGCGGGAAATTCTTCAGCCATAAATCCACCCTCTCTCAACATTACAGGATACATACAGGGGAGAAACCGTTCGAGTGTCATGAATGTGGAAAAATCTTCTATAGTAAATCGTCCCTACATAAACATACTAGGATACACACAGGGGAGAAACCCTACggatgtaatgaatgtgggaaaacgTTCTGCCAGAAGTCTCAGCTCACTCAGCACCAGAGAATCCACataggagagaaaccctatgagtgTAATGAATGTGGAAAGGCTTTCTGTCACAAATCAGCTCTAATTGTGCACCAGAGAACTCATAGAGAAGAAAAGCcctataaatgtaatgaatgtgggaagtcTTTCTGTGTGAAGTCAGGGCTTACTTTACATCAGAGAAAACACACaggggagaaaccctatgaatgtaacgAATGTGGAAGGTCTTTCTGTGATAAGTCAGCTCTTGTTGTGCACCAGAGAACTCATAGAGAAGAAAAGCcctataaatgtaatgaatgtgggaaatttttttgtgtgaagtCAGGACTTATTTTACAtcagagaaaacacacaggagagaaaccttacgCATGTAATGACTGTGGGAAATCCTTCAGTCACAAATCATCCCTCACAGTGCATTATAGGGCTCACACAGGGGAGAAATCTTGTcagtgtaatgaatgtgggaaaattTTTTACCGTAAATCAAACCTTGTTAACCATCAGAGGTCACACACAGGCGAGAAGCCCTATGAATGTAACACATGTGGAAAACCCTTCTCTCAGAAGTCAAACCTCATTGTACATCAGAGAACACACACGCAAGAGAAACCTTAG